A region from the Rosa rugosa chromosome 6, drRosRugo1.1, whole genome shotgun sequence genome encodes:
- the LOC133718335 gene encoding uncharacterized protein LOC133718335 isoform X2, whose protein sequence is MTSSPAAKLPWLKSSLHFPAPMVRGPRGRSSGSKWRVRRSELELWSKAEVKSALVESSGGAHVNTEKKDKVNRTSSFCRFNLPFRCPTTSGLRGNSLTGALSPDTCQLTGLWYFDVRGNNLTGPASCIRSPKSIFTRMVGMERLGESFIRKVHDPSNTGEKGYN, encoded by the exons ATGACGTCGTCACCGGCAGCCAAACTCCCTTGGCTTAAATCGAGCCTTCACTTTCCAGCACCAATGG TAAGAGGACCAAGAGGGAGGTCATCGGGCTCAAAGTGGAGGGTCCGAAGATCAGAATTAGAGCTCTGGTCGAAGGCGGAGGTGAAATCTGCTTTGGTCGAGAGCAGCGGAGGCGCTCATGTGAATACTGAAAAGAAAGACAAAG TTAATCGGACTTCCTCTTTTTGTCGCTTCAACCTCCCCTTCCGATGCCCCACTACTAG TGGATTGCGAGGCAACTCTTTGACTGGAGCACTGTCCCCTGATACGTGTCAATTAACTGGTCTGTGGTACTT TGATGTTAGAGGCAATAACCTGACTGGCCCGGCGTCTTGTATCAGATCACCAAAATCAATCTTTACAAG GATGGTAGGCATGGAAAGGCTTGGGGAGTCGTTCATAAGGAAG GTACATGATCCTAGCAATACTGGTGAGAAAGGGTATAATTGA
- the LOC133718335 gene encoding uncharacterized protein LOC133718335 isoform X1 has product MTSSPAAKLPWLKSSLHFPAPMVRGPRGRSSGSKWRVRRSELELWSKAEVKSALVESSGGAHVNTEKKDKVNRTSSFCRFNLPFRCPTTSGLRGNSLTGALSPDTCQLTGLWYFDVRGNNLTGPASCIRSPKSIFTRMVGMERLGESFIRKVGFTFHGIGLFLCSILVLFASVVFSFVALLDRIGFDTYFV; this is encoded by the exons ATGACGTCGTCACCGGCAGCCAAACTCCCTTGGCTTAAATCGAGCCTTCACTTTCCAGCACCAATGG TAAGAGGACCAAGAGGGAGGTCATCGGGCTCAAAGTGGAGGGTCCGAAGATCAGAATTAGAGCTCTGGTCGAAGGCGGAGGTGAAATCTGCTTTGGTCGAGAGCAGCGGAGGCGCTCATGTGAATACTGAAAAGAAAGACAAAG TTAATCGGACTTCCTCTTTTTGTCGCTTCAACCTCCCCTTCCGATGCCCCACTACTAG TGGATTGCGAGGCAACTCTTTGACTGGAGCACTGTCCCCTGATACGTGTCAATTAACTGGTCTGTGGTACTT TGATGTTAGAGGCAATAACCTGACTGGCCCGGCGTCTTGTATCAGATCACCAAAATCAATCTTTACAAG GATGGTAGGCATGGAAAGGCTTGGGGAGTCGTTCATAAGGAAGGTGGGTTTTACATTTCATGGAATTGGCCTTTTTCTGTGCTCGATTTTAGTTCTATTTGCATCAGTAGTATTTAGCTTTGTTGCATTATTAGATAGGATTGGTTTCGATACTTATTTCGTATAA